A stretch of Hirundo rustica isolate bHirRus1 chromosome 22, bHirRus1.pri.v3, whole genome shotgun sequence DNA encodes these proteins:
- the TMEM51 gene encoding transmembrane protein 51, producing MAQSRANGSHYALTAIGLGMLVLGIIMAVWNLVPGFGPADKPGGQAGNSSKPDRGSGGILKSKTFSVAYVLVGAGLLLLLLSLCLNIRDKKRQSEELAVAHVQRQVSAEPSQQEDSQEEDEDASSQYYVPSYEEVMNTGYHEPRDSDRSNRLSVSLPSYESLAGLGESSQAPGAAGAEPGTERPPSRHSSRLSKRLKPLKVRRIKSEKLHLKDIRLNLAQGNSSVPITIEPLTPPPKYEEIQEKMPVSQQMP from the exons ATGGCCCAGTCCCGGGCCAACGGGTCCCACTACGCCCTGACGGCCATCGGGCTGGGCATGCTGGTCCTGGGCATCATCATGGCCGTGTGGAACCTCGTGCCCGGCTTCGGCCCCGCCGACAAACCCGGCGGCCAGGCCGGCAACAGCAGCAAGCCGGACCGCGGCTCCGGGGGCATCCTGAAGAGCAAGACCTTCTCGGTGGCCTACGTGCTGGTGGGGGcaggattgctgctgctgctgctctccctctgcctcaacATCCGCGACAAGAAGAGGCAGAGCGAGGAGCTCGCCGTCGCCCACGTGCAGCGCCAGGTGTCTGCGGAGCCCTCGCAGCAGGAGGACAG CCAAGAAGAGGATGAAGACGCCTCTTCCCAATACTACGTGCCCAGCTACGAGGAGGTGATGAACACGGGCTACCATGAGCCCAGAGACTCGGACAGGAGCAACAGGCTCAGCGTCTCCCTGCCCTCCTACGAgtccttggcagggctgggcgAGAGCAGCCAggcgccgggagcggcgggcgcggagcccGGCACGGAGAGGCCGCCCAGCCGGCACAGCTCCCGCCTCAGCAAGCGCCTCAAGCCCCTCAAGGTCCGCAGGATCAAGTCAGAGAAGCTGCACCTGAAGGACATCAGGCTAAACCTGGCGCAGGGCAACAGCAGTGTCCCCATCACGATAGAGCCCCTCACCCCTCCGCCCAAGTACGAGGAGATCCAGGAGAAAATGCCAGTGAGCCAGcaaatgccttaa
- the MRPS16 gene encoding small ribosomal subunit protein bS16m, whose product MVQLGSRLLRSGRGGHVVIRFALGGCTNRPFFRIVAANSRRARDGKYLEQLGCLDPLPNAHGEKVAGLNLERLRYWLGCGAQLSRPAEKLLGLAGFLPLHPMTVTGAERLRRRRQREQQPEAAPADGSAEPGTGTAP is encoded by the exons ATGGTGCAGCTGG GGAGCCGCCTCCTGAggagcggccgcggcggccACGTCGTCATCCGCTTCGCGCTCGGGGGCTGCACCAACCGGCCGTTCTTCCGCATCGTGGCGGCCAACAGCAGGCGCGCCCGCGACGGGAAGTACCTGGAGCAGCTCGGCTGCCTTGACCCGCTGCCCAACGCGCACGGCGAGAAGGTGGCGGGGCTCAACCTGGAGCGGCTGCGGTACTGGCTGGGCTGCGGCGCGCAGCTGTCCCGGCCCGCCGAGAAGCTCCTGG GGCTGGCGGGGTTCCTGCCGCTCCACCCCATGACGGTGACCGGCGCCGAGAGGCTGCGCCGGCGACGACAGCGCGAGCAGCAGCCCGAGGCTGCCCCTGCGGACGGCTCGGCCGAgcccggcaccggcaccgcgcCCTGA